GTCTCGATAACGCCGGAACGGGTGCCGCCGATGCCCTTGGCGTAGGCCAGGGCCACTTTCAGGGCCTCACCGGTGGCATCCTGCTGGATGCCCACCAGGCAGGGCACACCGCCGCCTTCGGTGAAGGTGCGGCGCACCAGATGGCCGGGGCCCTTGGGGGCGATCAGGAACACGTCCACGTCCTTGGGAGGCACGATCTGGTTGAAGTGGATGTTGAAGCCGTGGGCGAACAGCAGGGCCTTGCCCTTGGTCAGATGGGGCTTGATGTCCTTTTCGTACACGGCGGCCTGCACTTCGTCAGGCAGCAGGATCATGATCAGGTCGCCCTGGGCGGCGGCTTCGGCAGCGGACACGGGGGTAAAGCCGTGCTGCTTGGCCAGCTCGTAGTTGGCACCGCCGGGGCGCTGGCCCACGACGACCTTCACGCCGGAGTCGCGCAGGTTCTGGGCATGGGCATGGCCCTGGCTGCCGTAACCGATGATGGCCACGGTCTTGTTTTTCAAGACGGAAAGATCGGCATCCTGATCATAGTAAACTTTCATGGCTCTTGTCCTTTTCAATGGAAAAATACTCGGTATCCCCGAGGGGGAAACTTCTATTTCGGCCGCCGTGGCGCAAATGTCAAGCGCTACGGCAGGCCCCGGGAAAATTTGCCGTCATCTTCCGGCCCGGGGCTGTCTGCGGCCCCGGGCCGGAAGAGGCTATTCACATTTTTTGGAGCGGCGCATGGCCACGGAGCCGGTGCGGGCCACTTCCTTGATACCGAAGCGGTGCAGCAGGCTGAGGATGGCGTCCAGCTTGTCGTGGTCGCCGGTGGCCTCGATGGTCATCTCGCTGGAGCTCACGTCCACCACCTTGCAGCGAAAGATCTCCACGGTGCGCAGGATCTCGCTGCGGGCGGGGCCTTCGGCCTGGACCTTGACGAACATCATCTCGCGTTCGATGGCGGGCATGTCGGCGAAATCCATCACCTTGATGACGGTCACGATCTTGTGGAGCTGCTTCATGATCTGCTCCAGGATCTGGCTGTCGCCGTAGGTGGTGATGGTCATGTGCGAGACGCCGTCCTCCAGGGTCGGCGCCACATTGAGCGAATCGATATTGAAACCGCGGCCGCTGAACAGGCCGGCCACACGGCTGAGCACACCGGGCTCGTTCTCCACCAGCACGGAAAGAACATGTCTTTGCATGGCGTCCCTCCTCTACACCAAGAGCATCTCATCCAGGGCGGCCCCGGCGGGCACCATGGGATAGACGTTTTCCTCGCGCTCAACCATGACGTCGATGAAGGCCGGGTTGGGCGAGGTCAGGGCCTTGCGCAGCACGTCTTCCAGCTCTTCGGGCTTGCTGATGCGGTAGCCTTCGGCGCCGTAGGCCTCGGCCAGCTTCACGAAGTCGGGCTGGGCCTCCATATTGGTATGGCTGTAGTTGCGATTGTAGAAGAGTTCCTGCCACTGGCGCACCATGCCCAGATGCCCGTTGTTGAGGATGACCACCTTGACCGGGAGCTTGTTCTGCACCACGGTGGCCAGTTCCTGGATGTTCATCTGGA
This is a stretch of genomic DNA from Desulfovibrio piger. It encodes these proteins:
- the ilvC gene encoding ketol-acid reductoisomerase, with the protein product MKVYYDQDADLSVLKNKTVAIIGYGSQGHAHAQNLRDSGVKVVVGQRPGGANYELAKQHGFTPVSAAEAAAQGDLIMILLPDEVQAAVYEKDIKPHLTKGKALLFAHGFNIHFNQIVPPKDVDVFLIAPKGPGHLVRRTFTEGGGVPCLVGIQQDATGEALKVALAYAKGIGGTRSGVIETSFREETETDLFGEQAVLCGGISALIKAGFETLVEAGYQPEMAYFECMHEMKLIVDLMYEGGLSRMRYSISNTAEYGDYVTGPRLITDAVKKEMKAVLKDIQSGKFARDFILEARANYPMFMATRRNEANHQLEQVGKELRGMMTWLKKDKKD
- the ilvN gene encoding acetolactate synthase small subunit, which encodes MQRHVLSVLVENEPGVLSRVAGLFSGRGFNIDSLNVAPTLEDGVSHMTITTYGDSQILEQIMKQLHKIVTVIKVMDFADMPAIEREMMFVKVQAEGPARSEILRTVEIFRCKVVDVSSSEMTIEATGDHDKLDAILSLLHRFGIKEVARTGSVAMRRSKKCE